From the genome of Rhizobium sp. ZPR4:
CGGCCAGAAACTCCTGCACGTCCTCCTGCTCGATGTCATAATCCACCATGACCAGGATCGGGCCGCTTCTGGAACGCAGATCGAGCTGCAGTTGTGGTTCGCTGAAGGTATTTGTCGGGTCGAGATTGAGGGATTCGAAGTCCGGCTGGCGCAACACGAGACCAAGCAGGCCGCCGATGCCAAGGGCAGCACTTGCGATGAAGAGGGCGCCAGTGACGCCATGGGCGTCGGCCAGTTCACCCCAGAGCCAGCTTCCTACAGCCATGCCGCCGAAAGTGGCGGTCTGATAGAGCGACAGGGCGCGGCCGACGACCCAGCGTGGCGTCGACAGCTGAACCGTGACATTGAACAGCGAGAAGGCCTGCACCCAGGCGACGCCGGCAGGCATCAGGAGAAGACAGCTGAGCCATACCTGATTGCTGAGCGCCAGGAAGCAGCAGCTGATCGCCAGCGTGAAGAAGGCACCGCGGATCACCCATTCATTGCTCAGGATATCGCGAATGCGGCCGATCAGCATCGCGCTGCAGATGGCGCCGAAGCCGAAGAAGCCGAGCATGATACCGTAGGTGATCGCGGTGCCATGCACATGGTCGCGTGCAACGAGAGGCAGCAGGGCCAAAATGACGATCGCCGTCAGGCCGAAGACGAAGCCGCGGCACATTACCGTGAGGAGGTTGGGCGACATCAGCACATAGCGAAATCCGGCTGACATCGCGCTGCCGAAGGGCTCGCGCGGCAGCGTATTGTAGACGGGAGCCTTCTTCCAGCGCCATAGAGTTATGATGAGAGCAAAATAACAAAAGACGTTGAAGAGAAATGCGA
Proteins encoded in this window:
- a CDS encoding MFS transporter gives rise to the protein MPNRTSPLVAFQSKTFRSLWSATLISNLGGLVEGVGAAWLMTSLATSHGMVALVQSSTTLPVMIFSLAAGALADNYDRRRIMLIAQTLMLSVSATLAVLSYSNALTPWLLLCFTFLIGCGGALHNPSWQASMGDVVPREHLPGAVALNSMSYNLMRSIGPAIGGVIVAAAGAAFAFLFNVFCYFALIITLWRWKKAPVYNTLPREPFGSAMSAGFRYVLMSPNLLTVMCRGFVFGLTAIVILALLPLVARDHVHGTAITYGIMLGFFGFGAICSAMLIGRIRDILSNEWVIRGAFFTLAISCCFLALSNQVWLSCLLLMPAGVAWVQAFSLFNVTVQLSTPRWVVGRALSLYQTATFGGMAVGSWLWGELADAHGVTGALFIASAALGIGGLLGLVLRQPDFESLNLDPTNTFSEPQLQLDLRSRSGPILVMVDYDIEQEDVQEFLAVMAQRRRMRIRDGAKQWSLLRDLEKPNTWTESYHLPTWIDYVRHSQRQTHADVEVAEHLDRLHRGDRPPVIHHMIERQTVPRHDDMPLKPYLDAT